One Archangium violaceum genomic window, TGCCCACGCGTCTGGAGGCCGTCGGGTCGGGAGCTTTCATTGCAAAGGGGGCGCCACGCCCTTCGCGAGGGGCCCGCGAGGCCAGGGAGCGCAGGCTCTGCGTCCGGGTCTGGTTGCCCGCGCAACCCGTGCGGGAGCTCCATGCTCGGGAGCTCGCCCTACCACCGGGCGAGTGTGCTCAGCCGAGCATCTTCTTCAGGGAGCCATCCTCCAGGGCCTTGCGCATGTCATCGAAGCCGCCGATGAGCACGCCGCGCACGAAGACCTGGGGGAAGGTGGGCCAGCCGCTCCACATCTTGATGGCGAGCCGCTGCTTCCACATGCCGAAGTAGCCGCCGTACTCCAGGTAGGTGAACGGGATGCCGGCCTGGGTCAGGGCCTCGCGCGCCTTCTTGACGAAGGGGTTCCGCGCCATGCCCACCACCACCACGGCATCACGCTCGACGGCGGTGCGCACCTGGTCGACGATGTCACGGTGGAAGCTGGCCATGGCCTCGGCCACGGCGGGGGAACGCTTGTCCTGGGAGTGCAGGGGACGGGGAGTTGTCATGGGGCGCACACCCTAACGAGCCCCTCCTCGCGCTCGCAATCCAAATTGCCGTGTCAGGCTTTGCGAGCGTCGCGTCTCTCTTTGCTGAGCGCCCCTCCGTGGATTCCCGGGAGCCCCGGGGATCCCCACTCGCTGTCCGGGTGGTGTAGAACGAGGGGTCGATGGAGCTCTCCCCGCTCAGGCCCCACCTCGCCTCACCTCATTCCTTCGACACGACGTCGCTCGTGTCCGATGAGGCCCGCTCCTTCCTCCAGGAGCGGCTCGAGCTGCTCTACAAGGCGCTGTTCTTCCTGGCCTCCGCCTTCTACGTCCTCACCTCCCTGGGCGCGATCCTCGTGGTTGGTATGCCGTGGGCCGACGCCCTGGTGGAGCCTGCCTTCGCCTTCCATCTGGTCGGCGCCCTGATGTCGCTCGTCCTCTGGCAGGTGTGCCGCGAGACGCCCCGCTCCCTGCGGACCCTGTCCTGGCTGGACTCCGCGGGGCTGTTGGGCGTGCTCGTCCTGCTCAAGCTGGATGCCTACTTCGACGCGGATCCCCTGTCGCTCCTGCTCGTCACCAACGGCGCGCTCATCTCCCACGCGGTCATCATCCCCGGCTCCGTGCGCAGGACGTTCTGGATCTCCCTGCTCGGCGCCCTGCCGGATGGGGCCGTCGTCGCCGTGATGGCGCAGGCCCGGTCGCATAGCGGCTCGCCCATGCCCACGCTCGATGCCGTGCTGTGGAGCGGGGTCGCCGTCGCCATGGCCACCCTGGTCTCCCAGGTCATCTACGGCCTGCGCAAGCAGGTCCAGGCGGCGCGGAAGCTGGGCCAGTATACGTTGATCAAGCTGCTGGGCGCCGGAGCCATGGGCGAGGTGTACCTGGCCAGCCACGCCCTGCTGCGCCGCCGCACCGCCATCAAGCTGCTGAGCGCCAACGTGGATGGTCATGGCCTGGAGCGTTTCGAGCGCGAGGTCCAGCTCACCAGCCAGCTCACCCATCCCAACACCATCGCCATCTACGACTATGGCCGCACCGCCGATGGGCTCTTCTATTACGTGATGGAGTACCTGGAGGGCATGGATCTGGACGGGCTGCTGCTGGCCACCGGGCCCCAGCCTCCCTCACGCGTCATCCACCTCCTGCGGCAGGCGTGCGGGGCGCTGGAGGAGGCGCATGGGTTGGGGTTGCTCCACCGCGACATCAAGCCGGCCAACCTGTTCCTGTGCCGGCGGCGCGGCGTGCCGGATCTGCTGAAGGTGCTCGACTTCGGCCTGGTGAAGGAGGTGGGGGCCTCCGAGGAGACGTCCCCCCAACGGGTACACATGGTCGTCGGCACGCCGCTCTACATGGCCCCGGAGGCCATCACCTCCCCGGGGCGCGTGGATGTTCGCGCGGACCTGTATTCGCTGGGCGCGGTGGGCTACGCGCTGCTCACCGGGTGCCACCTCTTCGAGGGCCGCACCTCGGTGGAGATCTGCTCGCACCACCTGCACACGTCTCCCACGCCACCGGACGTGCGGCTGGGCCGCGAGGTGCCTCGAGATCTCAGTGACGTGCTCATGCGCTGTCTGTCGAAGCATCCCGACTGCCGCTACGCCAGTGCCCGGGA contains:
- a CDS encoding glutaredoxin domain-containing protein, coding for MTTPRPLHSQDKRSPAVAEAMASFHRDIVDQVRTAVERDAVVVVGMARNPFVKKAREALTQAGIPFTYLEYGGYFGMWKQRLAIKMWSGWPTFPQVFVRGVLIGGFDDMRKALEDGSLKKMLG
- a CDS encoding serine/threonine-protein kinase — translated: MELSPLRPHLASPHSFDTTSLVSDEARSFLQERLELLYKALFFLASAFYVLTSLGAILVVGMPWADALVEPAFAFHLVGALMSLVLWQVCRETPRSLRTLSWLDSAGLLGVLVLLKLDAYFDADPLSLLLVTNGALISHAVIIPGSVRRTFWISLLGALPDGAVVAVMAQARSHSGSPMPTLDAVLWSGVAVAMATLVSQVIYGLRKQVQAARKLGQYTLIKLLGAGAMGEVYLASHALLRRRTAIKLLSANVDGHGLERFEREVQLTSQLTHPNTIAIYDYGRTADGLFYYVMEYLEGMDLDGLLLATGPQPPSRVIHLLRQACGALEEAHGLGLLHRDIKPANLFLCRRRGVPDLLKVLDFGLVKEVGASEETSPQRVHMVVGTPLYMAPEAITSPGRVDVRADLYSLGAVGYALLTGCHLFEGRTSVEICSHHLHTSPTPPDVRLGREVPRDLSDVLMRCLSKHPDCRYASARELRLALEACADAGKWTEEDAERWWEAHGSVMEQARPRRDPSALTGTQTFVSAELIGRVA